From the Roseibium sp. HPY-6 genome, one window contains:
- a CDS encoding glycosyltransferase: MATERPGSGNKIAHIHLGVDGGAEKFFLRLSRALAKRGVEQIAFIRKNRPWRDELAQHCEVRELKFSRSHFKRHFVRWGISREIRSFGAKVTLGWMSPASKWMPKPGPNMRTFLRLGDFPDGFHTYGNVQNLIGNTPEIIRQAVDMGWPADRAHMISNFVDPLPEDLKPVNRADYNTPDDATVLISLGRFVERKRFDLLIKALAKLPENVHAWLIGDGELMDDMKLLAGELGVQDRTHFLGWQRDPSTFLKAADILVCPADDEPLGNVVLEGWNAGLPVVATDSPGPGWLIEHEKTGLLSPCGDVDGLVRSIDAVGVSITAPPDLAQEGHKFLLAQFSETSILGKYEQLLFRGAQENRGT; encoded by the coding sequence ATGGCAACTGAGCGTCCCGGATCCGGCAACAAGATTGCCCATATCCATCTTGGAGTTGATGGCGGTGCGGAAAAGTTCTTCCTGCGCCTGTCGCGCGCGCTCGCCAAACGCGGCGTCGAACAGATCGCGTTTATTCGGAAAAACCGTCCGTGGCGGGACGAATTGGCGCAACACTGCGAAGTTCGCGAGCTGAAATTCAGCCGTTCGCACTTCAAACGTCACTTCGTGCGCTGGGGAATTTCGCGGGAAATAAGAAGCTTTGGTGCGAAAGTCACGTTGGGGTGGATGAGCCCTGCCAGCAAATGGATGCCAAAACCCGGCCCTAACATGCGCACCTTTTTGCGCCTGGGTGATTTTCCGGACGGCTTTCACACATATGGCAATGTCCAGAACCTGATCGGCAACACACCGGAAATTATCAGGCAGGCAGTCGACATGGGATGGCCGGCCGACAGGGCACATATGATCAGCAATTTCGTCGACCCGCTTCCTGAAGATCTGAAGCCGGTCAACCGTGCGGACTACAACACCCCAGATGACGCCACCGTTCTGATTTCCCTCGGCCGGTTTGTCGAGCGCAAGCGTTTCGACCTCCTGATCAAGGCGCTCGCGAAATTGCCCGAAAATGTTCACGCCTGGCTGATCGGCGACGGGGAGCTGATGGATGACATGAAACTGCTCGCCGGTGAGTTGGGTGTTCAGGACCGCACGCACTTTCTGGGCTGGCAACGAGACCCTTCGACATTCCTGAAAGCCGCCGACATTCTGGTCTGTCCGGCAGACGATGAACCGCTCGGGAATGTCGTTCTGGAGGGTTGGAACGCCGGTCTTCCCGTTGTCGCGACAGATTCGCCAGGCCCCGGCTGGCTGATAGAGCACGAGAAGACCGGATTGTTGTCACCGTGCGGAGATGTGGATGGATTGGTGAGGTCAATCGACGCCGTTGGCGTTTCCATTACCGCGCCGCCCGACCTGGCGCAGGAGGGGCACAAATTCCTCTTGGCGCAATTCTCGGAAACCAGCATTCTGGGAAAATACGAGCAACTTCTCTTTAGGGGCGCACAGGAGAACAGGGGCACGTAA
- a CDS encoding glycosyltransferase, whose amino-acid sequence MKKICIFTYAYMHPHQTMVNFHIENLFSGSAVVCAGKETTFQPVKRTVFDRSSVSPTLWDKVLTPVNELANKLKGLPQQSLIGTERARIIEFLRREKVDAVLCEFGCIGAEVVSSIGDIGIPMFTYYRGYDGTMRIRSLRQQRLTARAFEKTAGLFFVSKFLKDNLARYGLVHPNSHVIPSGVNTEKFHPLDKKKHKFVAIGRLVDKKRPDITVRSFCEEAKSYPDASLSMLGGGPWQERCQEIIREMRMEGQVEILGEQSHDSVMKHLQQAEYFLQHSVTSPEGDAEGAPTSIQEALACGCVVLSTRHAGIPELVSEGKTGFLVDELDETGFRTLIRDALTGNIDAEKVGRASREFAVSNLDNRLLIKRLESVLSEA is encoded by the coding sequence ATGAAAAAGATCTGCATCTTCACATACGCCTATATGCATCCTCACCAAACGATGGTGAATTTTCATATCGAAAACCTGTTTTCCGGATCGGCAGTCGTATGCGCCGGCAAGGAAACAACCTTCCAGCCCGTCAAAAGAACAGTTTTTGATCGCAGCAGCGTTTCGCCGACGCTTTGGGACAAGGTCCTCACACCGGTCAACGAACTTGCGAACAAACTGAAGGGGCTTCCCCAACAGAGCCTCATCGGGACAGAGCGGGCCCGGATCATCGAATTTCTGCGACGGGAAAAAGTCGATGCCGTGCTGTGTGAGTTCGGCTGCATCGGCGCTGAGGTGGTGAGCAGTATCGGGGACATCGGCATTCCCATGTTCACATATTACCGGGGTTATGACGGCACGATGCGAATCCGCTCTTTGCGGCAACAGAGGCTGACTGCGCGTGCCTTCGAGAAAACGGCAGGCTTGTTTTTCGTTTCGAAATTCCTGAAGGACAATCTGGCCAGATATGGTCTCGTTCACCCGAACAGCCATGTCATTCCCAGCGGCGTGAACACTGAAAAATTTCATCCCTTGGACAAGAAAAAACACAAGTTCGTTGCCATCGGCAGACTGGTCGATAAGAAGCGGCCCGACATCACGGTGCGTTCATTTTGTGAAGAAGCAAAATCCTATCCGGATGCGTCCCTTTCCATGCTTGGTGGCGGCCCCTGGCAGGAGCGATGCCAAGAGATTATCCGCGAAATGCGTATGGAAGGACAAGTAGAGATCCTGGGTGAACAGTCTCACGACAGTGTCATGAAGCACCTCCAGCAAGCCGAATATTTCCTGCAACATTCGGTGACAAGCCCGGAGGGAGATGCAGAAGGCGCGCCAACCTCCATACAAGAGGCACTTGCCTGCGGATGCGTAGTCTTGTCCACGCGTCACGCCGGTATTCCTGAACTGGTCAGCGAAGGGAAAACCGGATTTCTGGTCGACGAGTTGGACGAAACCGGGTTCCGCACCCTCATTCGCGATGCGCTTACGGGAAACATCGACGCGGAAAAAGTCGGGCGCGCCAGCCGCGAATTCGCCGTCAGCAATCTCGACAACAGGTTGTTGATCAAGCGGCTGGAAAGTGTTCTAAGCGAAGCCTGA
- a CDS encoding MaoC family dehydratase — MSGQEVGCSSWFLIDQARIDSFADVTQDHQFIHVDPLRAAETPFGGTIAHGFLTLSLLSAMGLEAQPQIENSTMGINYGFDRIRFLSPVRVGSRVRGRFVLANVREVSTSDVDILWKATVEIEGEARPALKADWLNRFYLAKDGETKTAC; from the coding sequence ATGTCCGGCCAGGAAGTCGGATGCTCGTCCTGGTTTCTGATCGATCAGGCGAGGATAGATTCCTTTGCGGACGTGACGCAGGACCACCAGTTCATTCATGTTGATCCGCTCCGTGCGGCGGAAACGCCTTTTGGCGGGACGATCGCGCATGGTTTTCTGACGCTTTCTCTGCTTTCTGCGATGGGATTGGAAGCGCAGCCGCAAATCGAAAATTCGACGATGGGGATCAACTACGGTTTCGATCGGATCAGGTTTTTGTCTCCCGTCCGGGTCGGCAGCAGGGTGCGGGGACGATTTGTTCTGGCAAATGTCAGAGAGGTTTCCACAAGCGACGTGGACATTCTCTGGAAGGCAACGGTCGAAATCGAGGGTGAAGCACGCCCGGCCCTGAAGGCAGACTGGCTCAACCGGTTCTACCTCGCAAAAGACGGGGAGACAAAGACAGCATGCTGA
- a CDS encoding glycosyltransferase — MTQKLVIAVCTAQRPNMLKACLFSLDKLIRPAGTEILAVVVENDPQPHFHGAAAAELTSQLSLAVHFYHERRKGIPFARNSALEAALEHDPDWVALIDDDERAEPDWIERLLSACKEHNAEVANGPVRRIYEKPAPHWWKSQLLKPRPTGTVITEAPTNNVLLSARIIRDDGLGLRFDERLTFGSEDIDFFRRTHAAGAKMIWVDDAFVEEDIPASRVTTRRLLSRMHMAATSGAFNIVLREGRSKAALHFIPKSTRRMLFGLLATVVGFVVKPFAKKRGEKLFYYGLIRLMKGSGNLRGLFGRAHNYYDVIDGN; from the coding sequence ATGACCCAGAAACTGGTCATTGCCGTGTGCACGGCGCAGCGTCCGAACATGCTCAAGGCGTGCCTCTTCAGCCTCGACAAGCTGATCCGTCCGGCCGGCACTGAGATTCTGGCTGTTGTTGTTGAAAACGACCCTCAACCGCACTTCCATGGCGCAGCCGCTGCCGAGTTGACGTCGCAGCTCTCGCTTGCCGTCCATTTTTATCATGAAAGGCGAAAGGGAATTCCCTTCGCGCGCAACAGTGCACTGGAAGCGGCCCTTGAACATGATCCGGATTGGGTCGCGCTGATCGATGATGACGAACGCGCAGAGCCGGACTGGATCGAAAGGCTGTTGAGCGCATGCAAAGAGCACAATGCCGAAGTTGCCAACGGACCGGTCCGCCGGATTTACGAGAAGCCGGCACCGCACTGGTGGAAGTCGCAGCTTCTCAAACCCAGGCCAACCGGCACGGTCATCACGGAAGCGCCGACAAACAACGTGCTTCTCAGCGCGCGTATCATCCGCGATGACGGGCTTGGACTGCGGTTTGACGAAAGGCTGACATTCGGCAGCGAGGATATCGACTTCTTCCGCCGGACACATGCGGCGGGCGCGAAGATGATCTGGGTAGACGATGCCTTTGTCGAAGAGGACATTCCGGCATCCCGCGTGACCACCAGGCGCCTGCTCAGCAGGATGCACATGGCCGCAACCTCCGGTGCTTTCAACATCGTCCTGCGCGAAGGCAGAAGCAAGGCAGCGCTTCACTTCATTCCCAAAAGCACACGTCGCATGCTGTTCGGCCTGCTCGCGACAGTGGTTGGCTTTGTCGTCAAACCGTTTGCGAAAAAACGCGGTGAGAAACTTTTTTACTACGGCCTGATCCGCCTGATGAAGGGCTCTGGAAACCTGCGCGGTCTGTTCGGTCGTGCACACAACTATTATGACGTGATCGATGGCAACTGA
- a CDS encoding nitronate monooxygenase family protein yields the protein MLKTRTLPSALQGLRLPAVAAPLFIVSCPELVIAQCKAGVIGSFPALNARDEPDGPVMLETWLQTITEELDRHNQANPDRPAAPFAVNQIVHRSNERLERDVDICARWKVPIWITSMGARVEVNEAAHSCGGIALHDVINNTYAKKAVEKGADGLIAVAAGAGGHGGPQSPFALVREIREWFDGPLLLAGAISTGEALLAARVLGADLGYVGSPFVATDEANADPAYKDLMVLGGAEDVLTSSLFTGHPANYLKGSLSRVGLDPDNLPGTWEVSVMPDDSPLPKAWREIWGAGQGIGAIKSVGPAATVVDRLEREYLDACLRLKENL from the coding sequence ATGCTGAAAACGCGGACACTTCCATCTGCCCTGCAGGGATTGCGGTTGCCGGCCGTAGCGGCGCCGCTTTTCATCGTTTCGTGCCCCGAACTTGTGATCGCCCAGTGCAAGGCCGGCGTGATCGGAAGTTTCCCGGCGCTCAACGCGCGCGACGAGCCGGATGGTCCGGTGATGCTTGAGACGTGGCTTCAGACGATCACGGAAGAACTCGACCGGCACAACCAGGCCAATCCCGATCGGCCGGCTGCCCCATTTGCCGTCAACCAGATCGTCCATCGCTCCAACGAGCGGTTGGAGCGGGACGTTGACATCTGCGCCCGTTGGAAAGTGCCGATCTGGATCACGTCGATGGGCGCGCGCGTGGAGGTCAATGAGGCGGCCCATTCCTGCGGCGGAATCGCGCTCCATGACGTCATCAACAACACCTACGCGAAAAAAGCAGTCGAAAAGGGTGCGGACGGTCTGATTGCAGTCGCAGCAGGTGCGGGCGGGCATGGCGGTCCGCAATCCCCCTTCGCCCTTGTCCGTGAGATCCGCGAGTGGTTCGACGGTCCCCTGCTTCTTGCCGGGGCAATTTCGACGGGTGAAGCGCTGCTTGCGGCGCGTGTGCTTGGCGCCGATCTCGGCTATGTCGGCTCTCCGTTCGTGGCAACTGACGAAGCCAATGCCGATCCTGCCTACAAGGACCTCATGGTTTTAGGTGGTGCGGAAGATGTTCTGACCTCATCACTCTTTACCGGACATCCCGCCAACTATCTGAAGGGCTCACTGTCCAGGGTCGGTCTCGATCCGGACAATCTGCCCGGGACCTGGGAAGTCAGTGTCATGCCGGACGACAGCCCGTTGCCGAAAGCGTGGCGGGAAATCTGGGGCGCGGGTCAGGGGATCGGTGCCATCAAGTCGGTCGGACCAGCAGCCACAGTGGTGGATCGCCTTGAGCGCGAATACCTGGATGCGTGTCTGCGTCTGAAAGAAAACTTGTAA
- a CDS encoding long-chain fatty acid--CoA ligase → MKGQMMHRPLKIADIITFAAANYPQGELVSVRTEGDIHRATYRETARRTAQLAHGLKKLGVNPGDRIATLAWNGYRHFELYYAISGIGAVCHTINPRLSAEQMIYIVNHAHDRIIFCDTTFVPIIEKLRSHFPDDLRVVLMTDRAHMPQTSLEGVLCYEDILEGQPSEIDWPDVDENDAAGLCYTSGTTGNPKGTLFSHRSTVLHAFTLCVTIPKVLQEGGRILPVVPLFHVNAWGLPYAAPLSGASLIFPGAALDGKSLFDLMDREKVFSAWGVPTVWLGLMNEISQRGALPHGFGDVVIGGSAAPRALIEAFETRGVNVCHAWGMTEMSPLGTQCNLPPDMADWPLEQRIDRKQSQGRGVFGVDMKIVDDAGERQPHDGRSAGHLYVRGNTITSGYFNDPEASAPVFDNDGWFCTGDIATIDPQGFLKITDRSKDLIKSGGEWISSLDLENIVMSHPGVANCAVIAVPDPKWDERPLLIVVPREDAQPQKEELLDMLAEKLAKWQVPDEIVFVDQLPLTATGKVSKLTLRKQRAEGGL, encoded by the coding sequence ATGAAGGGACAGATGATGCACCGTCCGCTGAAGATTGCGGACATCATCACCTTCGCAGCGGCCAATTATCCGCAAGGCGAGCTCGTCTCCGTGCGAACGGAAGGCGACATCCACAGGGCGACCTATCGCGAAACCGCGCGCCGAACGGCGCAGCTGGCCCACGGGCTGAAGAAGCTCGGTGTCAATCCGGGCGACAGGATCGCGACGCTGGCCTGGAACGGTTATCGGCATTTCGAACTTTACTATGCGATTTCCGGCATCGGTGCGGTCTGTCATACGATCAATCCGCGGCTCTCCGCCGAGCAGATGATCTACATCGTCAATCACGCACATGACCGGATCATCTTCTGCGACACCACTTTCGTGCCGATTATTGAGAAACTCCGCTCGCATTTTCCGGACGATCTGCGGGTCGTTTTGATGACGGACAGGGCACACATGCCTCAGACATCTTTGGAGGGTGTCCTGTGTTACGAGGACATTCTTGAAGGCCAGCCGTCCGAAATCGACTGGCCGGACGTTGATGAAAACGATGCAGCCGGGCTTTGCTACACCTCGGGCACGACGGGAAATCCGAAAGGCACCTTGTTTTCACACCGGTCCACGGTTCTTCATGCGTTCACGCTGTGTGTCACTATCCCGAAAGTTCTGCAGGAAGGTGGCCGGATCCTGCCGGTGGTGCCGCTCTTCCATGTGAATGCATGGGGTTTGCCCTATGCCGCACCCCTGTCCGGGGCGAGCCTCATTTTCCCGGGGGCGGCACTCGACGGCAAAAGCCTGTTCGACCTCATGGATCGTGAGAAAGTCTTCTCTGCCTGGGGCGTTCCGACCGTCTGGCTGGGACTGATGAACGAGATCAGCCAGAGGGGAGCCTTGCCGCACGGTTTCGGCGATGTGGTGATCGGCGGGTCGGCCGCTCCAAGGGCGCTGATCGAAGCGTTCGAAACCAGGGGCGTCAATGTCTGTCACGCCTGGGGCATGACCGAAATGAGCCCGCTCGGCACGCAGTGCAACCTGCCGCCTGATATGGCAGACTGGCCGCTCGAACAACGCATCGACCGCAAGCAGTCGCAGGGCCGCGGCGTGTTTGGCGTCGACATGAAGATCGTCGACGATGCCGGAGAGCGGCAACCGCATGACGGCCGGTCTGCAGGCCATCTCTATGTGCGTGGAAATACGATCACGTCGGGCTATTTCAACGACCCGGAAGCCTCTGCGCCCGTGTTCGACAACGACGGCTGGTTTTGCACCGGCGACATTGCCACCATCGACCCGCAGGGTTTCTTGAAGATCACGGACCGGTCGAAGGATCTGATCAAGTCCGGCGGCGAGTGGATCAGTTCGCTTGATCTGGAAAACATCGTCATGTCCCACCCGGGCGTTGCCAATTGCGCGGTGATCGCCGTGCCGGATCCCAAGTGGGACGAAAGGCCCTTGCTGATCGTCGTGCCGAGGGAAGATGCCCAGCCTCAAAAAGAGGAGCTGCTCGACATGCTCGCGGAAAAACTCGCCAAATGGCAAGTGCCTGATGAGATCGTCTTCGTGGATCAGCTTCCGCTCACCGCAACGGGCAAGGTCTCCAAACTGACTTTAAGAAAGCAGCGCGCTGAGGGAGGCCTATGA
- a CDS encoding SDR family NAD(P)-dependent oxidoreductase, translating into MTPDTLFGLSGKTALVTGGATGIGRMAAEGLVAAGARVFIASRKEDACRSAASELNTAGYSGSAEGFGGDVASEEGIEALVADVRARTGQLDILMNNAGTSWGTPLGDFPYFAWERVMQLNVTGLFHLTQSLLPLLEATASDDDPARVVNVGSVMGETPHGDRAYSYAASKAAVHHLTRILAKELAEKRITVNALAPGPFVSKMTAFATADEDVRGRVGAQVPLGRVGRSEDIAAALQFLCGRGGSYVTGAILPISGGINVETGPDLFQEAYT; encoded by the coding sequence ATGACACCGGACACGCTCTTCGGTCTTTCGGGCAAGACAGCTCTTGTAACCGGTGGCGCTACTGGAATTGGCCGCATGGCGGCCGAGGGCCTCGTTGCGGCCGGCGCAAGGGTTTTCATCGCCAGCCGCAAGGAAGACGCGTGCCGGTCCGCAGCGTCTGAGCTGAATACGGCCGGATATTCGGGCAGTGCAGAAGGTTTCGGCGGCGATGTTGCATCGGAAGAAGGCATCGAAGCGCTGGTCGCAGATGTCAGAGCGCGCACCGGGCAGCTTGATATTCTGATGAACAATGCCGGGACCAGCTGGGGCACGCCGCTCGGCGATTTCCCCTATTTTGCCTGGGAAAGGGTCATGCAGCTCAATGTGACGGGACTGTTCCACCTCACCCAGTCTCTGTTGCCCCTTTTGGAGGCCACGGCAAGCGACGATGATCCGGCAAGGGTCGTCAATGTGGGCTCCGTGATGGGCGAAACCCCGCATGGAGACCGGGCCTACAGCTACGCAGCCTCCAAGGCGGCCGTGCATCACCTGACCCGGATACTGGCGAAGGAACTGGCTGAAAAACGGATCACAGTGAATGCGCTGGCGCCTGGACCGTTCGTCAGCAAGATGACTGCTTTTGCGACGGCAGACGAAGACGTGCGAGGCCGCGTTGGCGCCCAGGTTCCGCTCGGCAGGGTCGGGCGGTCGGAAGATATCGCAGCAGCGCTACAGTTTCTGTGTGGCCGTGGCGGTTCCTATGTGACTGGCGCGATCTTGCCCATCAGCGGCGGGATAAACGTCGAAACAGGTCCGGACCTCTTCCAGGAGGCCTATACGTGA